Proteins co-encoded in one Sporosarcina sp. FSL K6-1522 genomic window:
- a CDS encoding phosphate propanoyltransferase — MVLITESKLRKLLRKGIPNPFPFNEGDKITPAAMDFLRDRKIGLDDKRLGHSTRTSTKRGNELMIPVGVSNRHLHLSSYDIQLLFGENYELTPLRQLSQEGQFAAKEQVTLLGPKGLIKDVRVLGPTRGETQVEISITDGFQLGIHPQVRLSGSIEDTPGLTLIGPKGCVSLQKGVIVAQRHVHMSPENASEFGVNQGETLLLQTSGERSVIFTDVVVRVDPNFQLDFHLDLDEGNAAGLKTGDQVKVIGKNGELLSWEGR; from the coding sequence ATGGTGCTGATCACGGAATCCAAACTAAGAAAACTGTTAAGAAAGGGGATTCCAAATCCTTTCCCATTTAATGAGGGGGATAAAATTACTCCAGCGGCAATGGATTTTCTCAGGGACAGAAAAATTGGGTTAGATGATAAACGATTAGGTCACTCTACAAGAACGTCAACGAAAAGAGGAAATGAATTAATGATTCCTGTAGGAGTATCAAATAGACATTTACATTTATCAAGCTATGATATCCAGCTATTATTTGGTGAAAACTATGAGTTAACTCCCCTGCGCCAGTTATCCCAAGAGGGCCAGTTTGCTGCGAAAGAACAAGTGACGTTACTTGGACCAAAAGGGCTGATAAAAGATGTTAGGGTTCTTGGACCAACACGAGGAGAAACGCAAGTAGAGATATCAATAACGGATGGATTTCAATTAGGCATTCATCCTCAAGTTAGACTGTCAGGCTCAATCGAAGACACTCCAGGTTTGACCCTGATTGGACCAAAAGGTTGCGTTTCTCTTCAAAAAGGAGTGATTGTAGCACAACGCCATGTTCATATGTCCCCTGAAAACGCCTCTGAATTCGGGGTGAATCAGGGGGAGACGTTATTGTTACAAACATCAGGTGAACGATCTGTTATTTTTACAGATGTAGTTGTGCGTGTCGATCCAAACTTTCAACTCGATTTCCACTTGGATCTTGACGAAGGAAATGCGGCGGGTTTAAAAACGGGTGACCAAGTAAAGGTTATTGGAAAAAACGGTGAACTTCTGTCTTGGGAGGGGAGGTGA
- a CDS encoding BMC domain-containing protein gives MENQNYALGMIETIGYPALVAAADAASKAADVKIVTYQGADAGLVTIYLIGDVASVQSAVAIGTEAAKGVGRIHHSHVIARPDENVKKLIFQALSDTKENKVEKKTVVKDEQPAVKVVKEVSDNKSTDLSKKTLKELRELATSDVKFPLSADKIASANKEELLKYLSATQAGKGGDK, from the coding sequence GTGGAAAACCAAAACTATGCACTGGGCATGATTGAAACAATCGGTTATCCGGCCCTTGTAGCGGCGGCAGATGCAGCATCTAAAGCAGCTGATGTTAAGATTGTTACATATCAAGGTGCAGATGCTGGGCTTGTCACGATTTATTTAATCGGGGATGTTGCTTCGGTTCAATCTGCAGTCGCGATTGGAACAGAAGCAGCCAAAGGTGTTGGTCGAATACATCACTCTCATGTCATTGCAAGACCAGACGAAAATGTAAAAAAACTGATTTTTCAAGCTCTATCAGATACAAAAGAGAACAAAGTAGAAAAAAAAACAGTCGTTAAAGATGAACAGCCTGCAGTAAAGGTGGTTAAAGAAGTTAGCGACAATAAATCAACAGATTTATCGAAAAAGACTCTTAAAGAATTAAGAGAACTGGCTACTTCTGATGTTAAATTCCCTTTGTCGGCTGATAAGATTGCATCAGCTAATAAAGAGGAATTACTGAAATACTTATCAGCAACACAGGCTGGGAAAGGTGGCGATAAATAA
- the phnW gene encoding 2-aminoethylphosphonate--pyruvate transaminase — protein sequence MSNIESTNNPYLLLTPGPLTTSDTVRLAMMKDWCTWDDEYNNIVQGIRKDLIQLATTNTEKYSTVLMQGSGTFSVESVIGTAIPRDGKLLVIGNGAYGYRIGEIAEMLNIETVMLDSGEVSDPDIDELDRTLAADKGITHVAVVHCETTTGRLNPIEKVSGVVKKHNRIFILDAMSSFGGIEMDIDQLGVHYLISSANKCIEGVPGFGFIIVNKDEFEKCGGNARSLSLDLYNQWKTMEENNGKWRFTSPTHVVRAFAQALKELQEEGGVAARAARYRDNQRTLVEGMRKLGFTTLLSDENQSPIITSFNFPDADSFTFAEFYSRLKTKGFVIYPGKVTNLDTFRIGNIGAVTPEKVNDLLTAIEESSYWKSPV from the coding sequence ATGTCAAACATTGAATCTACTAACAATCCATACCTATTGCTAACACCAGGCCCTCTTACAACAAGTGACACTGTCCGACTCGCAATGATGAAAGACTGGTGCACATGGGATGATGAATACAATAATATCGTGCAAGGCATTCGTAAAGATCTGATTCAACTCGCTACGACAAACACGGAAAAGTATTCAACGGTTCTCATGCAAGGAAGCGGGACATTCAGCGTAGAATCCGTCATTGGCACAGCGATTCCTCGTGATGGTAAGCTACTTGTCATTGGCAACGGAGCGTACGGTTATCGGATTGGTGAAATTGCTGAAATGTTAAACATTGAAACGGTTATGCTCGATAGCGGTGAAGTGTCTGATCCAGATATCGATGAACTAGATCGTACATTAGCAGCAGATAAAGGCATTACACATGTCGCTGTCGTCCATTGCGAAACAACTACTGGACGCCTCAATCCGATTGAAAAAGTCAGTGGGGTTGTGAAGAAGCATAACCGCATTTTTATTTTGGATGCGATGAGTAGTTTTGGTGGCATTGAAATGGATATTGACCAACTTGGGGTTCATTATTTGATCAGTAGTGCCAACAAATGTATTGAAGGGGTCCCTGGCTTCGGCTTTATCATCGTCAACAAAGATGAATTCGAAAAATGTGGTGGCAATGCACGTTCACTATCACTCGATTTGTATAACCAGTGGAAAACAATGGAGGAAAATAACGGAAAATGGCGTTTCACGTCCCCTACTCATGTTGTTCGTGCCTTTGCCCAAGCACTGAAAGAATTGCAAGAAGAAGGCGGTGTTGCCGCACGTGCTGCTCGCTACCGCGATAACCAACGTACACTTGTGGAAGGCATGCGCAAACTAGGCTTTACAACGCTATTATCAGACGAAAACCAATCACCTATCATTACATCTTTCAACTTCCCGGATGCGGATAGCTTTACGTTTGCAGAATTCTATAGTCGTTTGAAAACAAAAGGCTTTGTGATTTATCCAGGTAAAGTCACGAACCTCGACACATTCCGAATTGGAAACATCGGAGCAGTTACACCAGAAAAAGTGAACGACCTCTTAACAGCAATTGAAGAGAGCAGTTATTGGAAGAGCCCAGTTTGA
- a CDS encoding DeoR/GlpR family DNA-binding transcription regulator: MSLASIDRKRKILELLENDGKVKVKDLAVILKVSTETIRNYLNDLEQEEKLKKVYGGAINPAFFNNEPPALEREIINQDGKEKIGKMAVTLINDNDVIAIDEGSTPLRLARKLKDKKNLTIITSSLNSLTVLIDLMAQNLFSGKIIMLGGEVNTTHHRIAGELTLEMLNNIHVDKFFIAADGLSTHSGVTSYDISKGMVTKKLIEHSNKNILLIDHTKINKRTHYKMAPFEDIDIVVSDSNPPENWGTFLEEHTIKWLVANDENTES; the protein is encoded by the coding sequence TTGTCATTAGCAAGTATAGATCGAAAAAGAAAAATTCTTGAGTTACTTGAAAATGATGGCAAGGTAAAAGTAAAAGACCTTGCCGTTATTTTAAAGGTCTCTACCGAAACCATTCGTAATTATTTAAATGACTTAGAACAAGAAGAGAAATTGAAAAAGGTTTATGGAGGAGCTATTAATCCCGCATTCTTTAACAATGAACCTCCTGCCTTAGAAAGAGAAATTATTAACCAAGACGGCAAAGAAAAAATCGGTAAAATGGCTGTTACTTTGATTAACGATAACGATGTGATTGCAATCGATGAAGGAAGTACCCCCCTTCGATTAGCTAGAAAGCTTAAAGATAAAAAAAATTTAACAATCATTACTTCATCACTTAATTCTCTCACTGTATTAATTGATCTAATGGCTCAAAACTTATTTTCAGGCAAAATTATTATGCTTGGTGGCGAAGTCAACACAACCCACCATAGAATAGCTGGAGAACTCACATTAGAAATGTTAAATAATATTCATGTCGATAAATTTTTTATTGCAGCAGACGGTCTTTCTACACACTCAGGCGTAACCAGTTATGATATTTCCAAAGGAATGGTCACTAAAAAGCTTATCGAGCATTCGAATAAAAACATTTTACTTATAGACCATACAAAGATTAACAAACGCACACATTATAAGATGGCTCCATTTGAGGATATAGATATCGTGGTTTCTGATAGCAATCCCCCCGAGAATTGGGGGACTTTTTTAGAAGAACATACTATTAAATGGTTAGTTGCAAACGATGAAAATACAGAAAGTTAA
- a CDS encoding saccharopine dehydrogenase C-terminal domain-containing protein, producing MKVFCLGGAGRIAREAVLDLVEHSEFEVITIGDFNEEIGQELVKELNDSRVNFVKVNVMNHKETVEQMKGYDVVMDGTTITLNGLSTACIAEAGCHGINLNGFGAEDEYSETFKKNNRTAVPGFGMTPGVTQMMAMYAANQLDTVESVRVSHGSFRPIAFSKSITETTTYEYDPDLPGRIIFENGEFVQVAPFARPRKIQLPEPYGETIQYIIPHSETRTLAKALSHKGVKLIEVRGTWPKQNMQLVRGLYDYGIMRNPKVTVNGAEVGLMDIIGDYLLQSKEGQETELYGYSLHIEVIGTRDGVRKSHVLYHTHPASDGSVKGWEKLRAYTRNVGIPMAIATELLAKGAVKDTGVLIPEEAFEPEVIFKQLKKRGIHIHEEINVVPEDEKVEAII from the coding sequence ATGAAAGTGTTTTGTTTAGGTGGGGCTGGAAGAATTGCCAGAGAAGCAGTGCTTGATCTTGTTGAACACTCTGAATTTGAAGTTATTACAATTGGCGATTTTAATGAAGAAATCGGGCAAGAACTAGTGAAAGAACTGAACGATTCACGTGTAAACTTTGTAAAAGTAAATGTAATGAACCACAAGGAAACTGTGGAACAAATGAAAGGCTACGATGTAGTAATGGATGGAACGACAATTACACTAAATGGCCTTTCCACCGCTTGCATCGCAGAAGCAGGCTGTCATGGTATTAATTTAAATGGATTTGGCGCGGAAGACGAGTACTCTGAGACGTTTAAGAAAAATAATAGAACAGCCGTACCTGGCTTTGGAATGACACCAGGGGTAACACAAATGATGGCGATGTATGCAGCCAATCAATTGGATACGGTGGAGAGTGTGAGAGTCAGTCATGGATCATTTAGACCGATTGCATTCTCGAAATCTATTACAGAAACAACAACTTATGAGTATGATCCAGATCTTCCTGGACGAATTATTTTTGAAAATGGTGAATTTGTACAAGTAGCACCATTTGCAAGGCCGCGAAAAATTCAGTTGCCTGAACCGTATGGAGAAACGATTCAATATATTATCCCTCACTCTGAGACAAGGACTTTGGCGAAAGCGCTTTCACATAAAGGCGTCAAGCTAATTGAAGTGCGAGGCACTTGGCCGAAGCAAAATATGCAACTAGTTCGTGGACTTTACGACTATGGTATTATGCGCAATCCTAAAGTGACAGTTAACGGAGCTGAGGTTGGGCTGATGGACATTATTGGTGATTATCTATTGCAATCCAAAGAAGGCCAAGAAACAGAACTATATGGATACTCTCTTCATATAGAAGTGATTGGTACGAGAGATGGCGTACGAAAAAGCCATGTTCTCTATCATACGCACCCTGCAAGTGATGGATCTGTAAAAGGTTGGGAGAAGCTAAGGGCTTATACACGAAATGTAGGTATCCCAATGGCAATCGCAACAGAACTGTTGGCAAAGGGTGCTGTTAAAGATACCGGTGTATTGATTCCGGAAGAAGCTTTCGAACCAGAAGTGATATTTAAACAATTGAAGAAACGTGGAATCCACATTCACGAAGAAATTAATGTGGTGCCTGAAGATGAAAAGGTAGAGGCAATTATCTAA
- a CDS encoding MgtC/SapB family protein: protein MDQLGVFYEEQIVQNLEIYLRILISALLGMFLGWDRSAKNKPAGLKTFTFVCVSCTLITLVSIYSAEQFGSTNINNRVDPMRLAAQIVSGLGFLGAGLIMKDGLRITGLTTAAMVFFAGGVGIGIGAGYYGLVLFAVLVTFILAKISQAIENREEAKEKAKVKGNTQDNNSKNTTNTDKNNESQQRKEVVHS, encoded by the coding sequence ATGGATCAACTAGGGGTTTTTTATGAAGAACAAATAGTTCAAAACTTGGAGATATATTTACGCATTTTGATTAGCGCGCTTCTAGGAATGTTCTTAGGGTGGGATCGATCTGCCAAGAACAAACCAGCTGGTTTAAAAACATTTACATTTGTTTGCGTATCCTGTACACTCATTACTCTTGTCTCCATATATAGCGCAGAACAATTCGGTAGCACGAATATTAATAATCGTGTGGATCCTATGCGTCTTGCCGCACAAATCGTATCAGGCTTAGGCTTTTTGGGCGCAGGGTTAATTATGAAAGATGGGTTACGCATTACGGGATTAACGACAGCGGCGATGGTTTTTTTTGCTGGTGGAGTAGGCATTGGAATCGGTGCTGGTTATTATGGATTAGTGCTTTTTGCCGTACTCGTAACCTTTATACTAGCCAAAATTAGTCAAGCAATTGAAAATAGAGAAGAAGCAAAAGAAAAAGCCAAAGTAAAAGGAAATACTCAAGATAACAATAGCAAAAATACTACTAACACGGATAAAAATAATGAATCACAACAACGCAAAGAAGTCGTTCATTCATAA
- a CDS encoding acetaldehyde dehydrogenase (acetylating): MRMDIDLESIQEARNFLEQAQQAQQIIGKMSQHDIDQIVHGMAQAALKESGRLASLAVEETGYGKVEDKLTKNLFSARDIYESVKDKKTVGIISRDDTNKVWEVAEPVGVVAGIIPSTNPTSTAIFKAIIAVKSRNAIVLSPHPAAAKCTKEAADILQQAAVQAGAPAGLISCISKPTVAAANELMKHQVTKVILATGGSDMVKAAYSSGKPAYGVGPGNVPVFIHSSANIQQAVKQIIRSKTFDYGTICASEQALVVEKSIKRKVKQELENQGAYFLDDYEKKRIEGIILINGRLNPKIVGQSPQKLAELAGIAITDDCKLLVAEENNIGKAYPLSLEKLSPILAFYVADNWQEASATCAQLLELGGLGHTAGIHCQDEAMIESFALEQQASRVVVNSGTTFGGIGATTGIQPSMTLGCGSYGNNISSDNISVEHLLNIKRVAYGIREMEEAPAVPSYQQVANVVASNGPNISRDEIMDIVKTVLQELKL, from the coding sequence ATGAGAATGGATATTGATCTTGAATCAATCCAAGAAGCAAGAAATTTTCTTGAACAAGCTCAGCAAGCACAACAAATCATTGGAAAAATGTCGCAACATGACATTGACCAAATTGTGCACGGCATGGCACAAGCTGCTTTGAAGGAGTCAGGAAGACTTGCATCATTAGCAGTCGAAGAAACTGGCTACGGTAAAGTAGAGGATAAGTTAACGAAAAATCTATTTTCTGCTCGTGATATTTATGAGTCGGTTAAAGATAAAAAGACGGTTGGCATTATTTCGCGAGATGATACGAACAAAGTTTGGGAAGTGGCGGAACCCGTTGGAGTCGTTGCGGGAATTATCCCTTCAACAAACCCAACGTCCACGGCTATTTTTAAAGCGATCATTGCGGTGAAATCGAGAAATGCCATCGTTCTGAGTCCGCATCCAGCAGCCGCAAAATGTACAAAAGAGGCAGCAGATATTTTACAACAAGCTGCAGTACAAGCGGGGGCACCAGCAGGTCTAATTTCATGTATTTCAAAACCAACTGTTGCTGCTGCCAATGAGCTCATGAAACACCAGGTGACAAAAGTCATTTTGGCAACTGGCGGATCAGATATGGTAAAAGCGGCTTATAGCTCTGGGAAACCTGCATATGGAGTAGGGCCAGGTAATGTTCCTGTCTTTATCCATTCAAGTGCGAATATCCAACAGGCTGTGAAACAAATTATTCGCAGTAAAACTTTCGACTACGGGACAATTTGTGCTTCAGAGCAGGCACTTGTTGTTGAAAAGTCTATTAAGCGCAAGGTTAAGCAAGAATTAGAAAACCAAGGTGCTTATTTCCTTGACGACTATGAGAAGAAGCGTATTGAAGGCATCATTCTCATTAATGGTCGGTTGAATCCCAAAATTGTTGGTCAATCGCCCCAAAAACTTGCTGAATTAGCGGGAATTGCGATTACAGATGATTGTAAACTATTGGTTGCTGAAGAAAATAATATTGGCAAAGCCTATCCGTTATCACTTGAAAAACTGTCTCCAATCTTGGCTTTTTATGTAGCCGACAATTGGCAAGAGGCGAGCGCTACTTGCGCACAGCTACTTGAGTTAGGTGGGCTAGGCCATACAGCGGGTATTCATTGTCAAGATGAAGCGATGATCGAAAGTTTTGCTTTGGAACAGCAGGCATCTCGTGTAGTTGTGAATTCAGGTACAACATTTGGAGGCATTGGTGCAACGACAGGTATTCAACCATCGATGACACTCGGTTGTGGTTCATATGGCAATAATATTTCTTCAGATAATATTAGTGTTGAGCATTTACTAAATATTAAGCGAGTGGCTTATGGAATTCGTGAAATGGAAGAGGCACCGGCTGTTCCAAGTTATCAACAAGTTGCTAATGTAGTGGCGAGCAATGGGCCTAATATTTCAAGAGATGAAATCATGGACATTGTAAAAACGGTTTTGCAGGAATTGAAACTATAA
- the phnW gene encoding 2-aminoethylphosphonate--pyruvate transaminase — translation MSNIESTNNPYLLLTPGPLTTSDTVRLAMMKDWCTWDDEYNNIVQGIRKDLIQLATTNTEKYSTVLMQGSGTFSVESVIGTAIPRDGKLLVIGNGAYGYRIGEIAEMLNIETVMLDSGEVSDPDIDELDHTLAADKGITHVAVVHCETTTGRLNPIEKVSEVVKKHNRIFILDAMSSFGGIEMDIDQLGVHYLISSANKCIEGVPGFGFIIVNKEEFEKCGGNARSLSLDLYNQWKTMEENNGKWRFTSPTHVVRAFAQALKELQEEGGVAARAARYRDNQRTLVEGMRKLGFTTLLSDENQSPIITSFNFPDADSFTFAEFYSRLKTKGFVIYPGKVTNLDTFRIGNIGAVTPKKVNDLLTAIEESSYWKSLV, via the coding sequence ATGTCAAACATTGAATCTACTAATAATCCATACCTATTGCTAACACCAGGCCCTCTTACAACAAGTGACACTGTCCGACTCGCAATGATGAAAGACTGGTGCACATGGGATGATGAATACAATAATATCGTGCAAGGCATTCGTAAAGATCTGATTCAACTCGCTACGACAAACACAGAAAAGTATTCAACGGTTCTCATGCAAGGAAGCGGAACATTCAGCGTAGAATCCGTCATTGGCACAGCGATTCCTCGTGATGGTAAGCTCCTTGTCATTGGCAACGGAGCGTACGGTTATCGGATTGGTGAAATTGCTGAAATGTTAAACATTGAAACGGTTATGCTCGATAGCGGTGAAGTGTCTGATCCAGATATCGATGAACTAGATCATACATTAGCAGCAGATAAAGGCATTACACATGTCGCTGTCGTCCATTGTGAAACAACTACTGGACGCCTCAATCCGATTGAAAAAGTCAGTGAGGTTGTGAAGAAGCATAACCGCATTTTTATTTTGGATGCGATGAGTAGTTTTGGTGGCATTGAAATGGATATTGACCAACTTGGGGTTCATTATTTGATCAGTAGTGCCAACAAATGTATTGAAGGGGTCCCTGGCTTCGGCTTTATCATCGTCAACAAAGAAGAATTCGAAAAATGCGGTGGCAATGCACGTTCACTATCACTCGATTTGTATAACCAGTGGAAAACGATGGAGGAAAATAACGGCAAATGGCGTTTCACGTCCCCTACTCATGTTGTTCGCGCCTTTGCCCAAGCACTGAAAGAATTGCAAGAAGAAGGCGGTGTTGCCGCACGTGCTGCTCGCTACCGCGATAACCAACGTACACTTGTGGAAGGCATGCGTAAACTAGGCTTTACAACGCTATTATCAGACGAAAACCAATCACCTATCATTACATCTTTCAACTTCCCGGATGCGGATAGCTTTACGTTTGCAGAATTCTATAGTCGTTTGAAAACAAAAGGCTTTGTGATTTATCCAGGTAAAGTCACGAACCTCGACACATTCCGAATTGGAAACATCGGAGCGGTTACACCTAAAAAAGTGAACGACCTCTTAACAGCAATTGAAGAGAGTAGTTATTGGAAAAGTCTCGTTTGA
- a CDS encoding MFS transporter, with translation MGRPTYSKKIQRKALWASLIGSSIEYYDYLLYGAVAALVFNKVYFPNFDPKIGLLLALASFGIPYFFRPLGGVIFSHIGDKMGRKKSLVLTLGIMGVSTALIGLLPTYHAIGIWAPILLVALRIVQGIAVGGEWGGAVLLAVEYADEKKRGFAGSIPMMGAAVGMILGTGTMSLMRLLPDAQFLAWGWRLPFIASLGLVFLGIWLRGNLDETPDFQKSKQDGSIPKLPIVTTFKYHWRAIILTTGAKAIETAPFYMFATFGISYATNNLSMPENSVLNAVTIGTLSSLLFIPLAGRISDVIGRKKVFFAGSLGVIAFAIPYFLLLSKTSMLSLTVAVLIGYALWSIITAVLGTMFSEMFSPEVRYTGISVGYQMGAAIFGGTMPLVATGLITKFNGSWVPAAVYLMILGVISIICVALIKPVTNDTGNTNNNNKKDEEVMSDTKTPLVHAISHNTLTE, from the coding sequence GTGGGAAGACCAACTTACTCAAAGAAGATTCAAAGAAAAGCATTGTGGGCTAGTTTAATTGGTAGTTCAATTGAGTATTATGACTACCTGCTGTATGGGGCTGTCGCAGCCCTGGTATTTAACAAAGTCTATTTTCCGAACTTCGATCCAAAAATAGGTCTTTTATTGGCCTTAGCCTCTTTTGGAATTCCCTACTTCTTCCGCCCACTGGGTGGCGTTATTTTCAGTCATATTGGAGATAAAATGGGAAGAAAAAAATCATTAGTTCTTACTTTAGGGATTATGGGTGTAAGTACAGCGTTAATTGGTTTATTGCCTACATACCATGCCATTGGAATCTGGGCACCTATTTTGCTAGTAGCCTTGAGGATAGTTCAAGGAATTGCAGTTGGTGGTGAGTGGGGCGGTGCAGTATTACTTGCTGTTGAGTACGCTGATGAAAAAAAACGTGGTTTTGCAGGAAGTATCCCGATGATGGGTGCAGCCGTTGGGATGATACTTGGTACAGGTACAATGTCTCTCATGCGATTATTACCCGATGCCCAGTTCCTTGCATGGGGTTGGAGATTACCATTTATAGCAAGTTTAGGTTTGGTGTTTCTTGGCATTTGGCTACGTGGTAATTTGGATGAGACACCAGACTTCCAAAAATCAAAACAAGATGGTTCTATTCCTAAATTACCAATCGTCACTACGTTTAAATACCACTGGAGAGCGATTATTTTAACAACTGGTGCTAAAGCGATTGAAACGGCTCCCTTCTATATGTTTGCGACGTTCGGTATTTCATATGCAACAAACAACCTTTCGATGCCCGAGAACTCAGTGCTAAATGCGGTAACCATTGGAACACTCAGTTCACTACTCTTTATTCCGCTAGCCGGACGCATTTCTGATGTGATTGGTCGTAAGAAAGTATTTTTCGCTGGTTCACTTGGTGTAATCGCTTTTGCGATACCTTATTTCCTATTGCTTTCAAAAACCTCCATGCTATCGCTAACGGTAGCCGTTTTGATTGGATATGCCCTCTGGTCCATTATTACTGCAGTGCTTGGCACAATGTTCTCAGAAATGTTTAGTCCAGAAGTTCGCTACACGGGGATTTCAGTCGGTTACCAAATGGGAGCTGCTATTTTCGGTGGAACAATGCCATTGGTTGCAACGGGTCTCATCACTAAATTTAATGGCTCTTGGGTTCCTGCTGCAGTCTATCTGATGATATTAGGCGTCATATCCATCATCTGTGTAGCGTTAATCAAACCTGTAACAAATGACACTGGAAACACGAATAACAATAATAAAAAAGACGAAGAAGTAATGAGTGACACAAAAACTCCACTTGTTCATGCAATTTCGCACAACACGCTTACCGAGTAA
- the phnX gene encoding phosphonoacetaldehyde hydrolase, translating into MDKKSPQIEAIVFDWAGTTVDYGCFAPLDVFKEVFKIRGIEVTDEETREPMGTLKWDHIQTMCNMDRIAQLWKDKFGRLPEKEDVDALYADYEPMLLERLPNYCTPVPGMLELLARLRGQGLKVGSTTGYTSKMMEIVAPGAKQKGYAPDSMVTPDDVPAGRPFPWMIYQNAMNLGVGNMKHIIKAGDTLSDVREGVNAGVWSVGIILGSSEMGLHEAEANAMDPDELADRMEVVAQKFKEAGAHYVINSVGDLDKLIPKINARLRNGD; encoded by the coding sequence TTGGATAAAAAATCTCCCCAGATTGAAGCCATTGTATTCGACTGGGCTGGAACAACAGTTGACTATGGTTGCTTTGCACCATTGGATGTGTTTAAAGAAGTATTCAAAATTAGAGGTATTGAGGTAACGGATGAGGAAACTCGTGAACCTATGGGTACGTTGAAATGGGACCATATTCAGACCATGTGTAATATGGACCGGATTGCACAGCTTTGGAAAGATAAATTTGGCCGACTCCCTGAAAAGGAAGATGTGGACGCGCTATATGCAGATTATGAACCGATGTTATTGGAAAGACTCCCCAATTACTGTACTCCAGTACCGGGCATGTTAGAATTGTTAGCTCGTTTGAGAGGTCAAGGATTAAAGGTAGGTTCAACAACAGGTTATACATCGAAAATGATGGAAATTGTTGCGCCGGGTGCCAAACAGAAAGGATATGCCCCGGATTCAATGGTTACGCCAGATGATGTGCCTGCCGGACGACCGTTTCCTTGGATGATTTATCAAAATGCAATGAATTTAGGCGTAGGGAATATGAAGCATATTATCAAAGCTGGCGACACATTGAGTGATGTTAGAGAAGGCGTGAACGCAGGTGTATGGAGTGTTGGAATTATTTTAGGTAGTAGTGAAATGGGCTTGCATGAAGCGGAAGCAAATGCTATGGATCCGGATGAACTGGCCGATCGAATGGAGGTTGTCGCCCAGAAGTTCAAAGAGGCGGGAGCGCACTATGTCATTAATAGTGTCGGTGATTTGGATAAACTCATACCAAAGATTAATGCACGTCTTAGAAATGGAGATTGA
- a CDS encoding BMC domain-containing protein, with protein MNGEMGALGMIETKGLVGAVEAADAMSKAANVKLIGKVHVGGGLVTVMVRGDVGAVKASVDAGAAAVENIGELVSVHVIPRPHSDIELILPKLEG; from the coding sequence ATGAACGGAGAAATGGGAGCATTAGGTATGATCGAAACAAAAGGTTTAGTAGGAGCTGTAGAAGCTGCTGACGCGATGTCAAAGGCTGCAAACGTGAAATTGATTGGGAAGGTTCACGTAGGAGGCGGTTTGGTAACAGTCATGGTACGTGGTGATGTAGGTGCAGTGAAAGCATCGGTGGATGCAGGGGCTGCTGCTGTTGAAAATATTGGCGAATTGGTTTCTGTCCATGTAATTCCGCGCCCTCATTCAGATATTGAACTTATTCTTCCGAAGTTGGAAGGGTAA